A genomic segment from Candidatus Binataceae bacterium encodes:
- a CDS encoding helix-turn-helix domain-containing protein, which produces NRDLAAEVAAHRFREDLYYRLNVVALQVPPLRERKEELMVLAQALLAAAAGRNHRSPPRLSAEAQAALARYRWPGNVRELRNAMERAVIFARGEEITPDCLPDTLFRDQGEGPAPTGSLEELEREHIVRVLAEAPTLEDAAARLGINTSTLWRKRKRFGID; this is translated from the coding sequence AACCGCGACCTGGCGGCTGAAGTCGCGGCCCATCGCTTCCGCGAGGATCTGTACTATCGCCTCAATGTGGTCGCGCTGCAGGTGCCGCCCTTACGCGAACGCAAGGAGGAGTTGATGGTGCTGGCGCAGGCCCTGCTAGCTGCCGCCGCCGGCCGCAATCATCGCAGCCCACCACGGTTGAGCGCCGAGGCCCAAGCCGCGCTGGCGCGCTATCGCTGGCCGGGTAACGTGCGCGAGTTGCGCAACGCGATGGAGCGGGCGGTCATCTTCGCCCGCGGCGAGGAAATCACACCCGACTGCCTACCCGACACCCTGTTTCGCGACCAAGGCGAGGGGCCCGCGCCCACCGGCAGCCTGGAGGAATTGGAGCGCGAGCATATTGTGCGGGTGCTGGCCGAAGCCCCAACGCTGGAGGACGCCGCGGCGCGTTTAGGGATCAACACTTCGACCTTGTGGCGCAAGCGCAAGCGCTTCGGCATCGACTAG
- a CDS encoding TIGR03619 family F420-dependent LLM class oxidoreductase: MLSFGANIMLTDRTLRSSEVAQAVEARGLDALLFSEHTHIPVQHTTPSPLPEDYFRTLDPLMGIAAAIPVTSRIKLGTCVLLAVEHDPITLAKAIATLDVMSKGRVLLGVGVGGLREENADHGVAPHSRWRMMREKLMALREIWTHEKATFEGALVRFPPLISNPKPVQPGGPPILLGVRDPRFIARAARPPYDGWMPTAARADLAGGLKLLRESAERIGRDPSELKVVVAGLAPAREQLEPLIELGLDNFLFRLPSAGADEIFPLLDRCAELARRMR, translated from the coding sequence ATGTTGAGTTTCGGCGCCAATATAATGCTAACCGACCGCACGCTGCGCTCGTCCGAGGTGGCGCAGGCGGTGGAGGCACGCGGTTTGGATGCGCTGCTGTTCTCCGAGCATACCCATATTCCCGTGCAACATACTACTCCCAGCCCGTTGCCCGAGGACTACTTCCGCACCTTGGACCCTTTGATGGGAATCGCAGCTGCCATCCCGGTCACCAGCCGGATCAAATTGGGCACTTGCGTACTGTTGGCGGTCGAGCATGATCCCATCACTCTGGCCAAGGCGATCGCAACCTTGGACGTAATGTCCAAAGGACGCGTCTTGCTTGGGGTCGGGGTGGGCGGTTTGCGCGAGGAGAACGCCGACCACGGCGTGGCGCCCCATTCGCGCTGGCGCATGATGCGCGAGAAGCTGATGGCCTTGCGCGAAATCTGGACCCATGAGAAGGCGACCTTCGAGGGCGCGTTAGTGCGCTTTCCACCGCTTATCTCCAATCCTAAACCGGTCCAGCCCGGCGGTCCGCCCATCTTGTTGGGTGTGCGCGATCCGCGTTTTATCGCCCGCGCCGCACGGCCTCCCTACGACGGCTGGATGCCCACCGCCGCGCGTGCCGATCTAGCGGGCGGCCTGAAGCTGTTGCGCGAGAGTGCCGAGCGCATCGGTCGTGACCCCAGCGAGCTCAAGGTGGTGGTAGCGGGGTTGGCCCCGGCGCGCGAGCAGCTTGAGCCGTTGATTGAACTGGGCCTGGACAATTTTCTCTTTCGTCTGCCCAGTGCAGGCGCCGACGAAATTTTCCCGCTCCTGGATCGATGCGCCGAGTTGGCGCGGCGGATGCGCTGA
- a CDS encoding CDP-alcohol phosphatidyltransferase family protein: MSAGMQVRSQGGQAWAARPEVTPVPTAPATVVILGLSQAATEIYGRPLLERILLNCQRAGISRFVVDCDPNKRGLMREAAGQFAADPGLLLVEIGKNGVPGLPANTACVMVCGNLVFAASHLARLLALQRAQPGQVVALAVGAGAAEAQLCAGPLTDLLDRRHATSHRPGSIGADLPYAMDGRESKSEAELRLARAMRLETAHTDGFMARWLDRRLSWRISRRLAATPITPNQVTWFNTALGLLIATLVASTSYWYRVGGGLLLLVSVTLDGVDGELARLKMTESEAGRRLDVLTDNLVEVAIFIGLLVGCYRGSGNQAYFYLLAILLGGFGFCAISVNRAVSLSKEQFKRWIELVERVAGRDFAYLIFVLALLNGFSWFAWGTAFGTWIFAGGLWILTSLKLRCAKVED; the protein is encoded by the coding sequence ATGAGCGCGGGTATGCAGGTGCGGTCGCAGGGTGGTCAGGCTTGGGCGGCGCGGCCCGAGGTCACACCGGTGCCAACGGCGCCGGCGACGGTTGTGATCCTTGGTTTGTCGCAGGCTGCAACTGAGATCTACGGTCGCCCCCTACTGGAGCGAATTCTGTTGAACTGCCAGCGCGCAGGAATCTCACGCTTCGTGGTCGACTGCGATCCCAATAAACGGGGTTTGATGCGCGAGGCAGCCGGCCAATTCGCGGCCGATCCAGGGCTCCTGCTGGTAGAAATCGGCAAAAACGGGGTGCCCGGTCTCCCTGCCAATACCGCCTGTGTGATGGTTTGTGGCAACCTGGTCTTCGCGGCCTCTCATCTAGCCCGCTTGCTGGCGCTCCAGCGCGCGCAGCCCGGTCAGGTCGTAGCGCTGGCGGTTGGCGCGGGTGCGGCAGAGGCGCAGCTGTGCGCTGGCCCGTTGACGGATTTGCTGGACCGCCGGCACGCGACCTCCCACCGCCCTGGCTCGATCGGCGCAGACCTGCCCTACGCGATGGATGGCCGGGAGTCCAAGAGCGAGGCCGAGTTGCGGTTGGCGCGCGCGATGCGACTGGAAACCGCGCATACCGACGGCTTCATGGCGCGCTGGCTGGATCGCCGTCTTTCCTGGCGCATCAGCCGTCGCCTGGCTGCTACCCCCATCACGCCCAACCAGGTGACTTGGTTCAACACCGCATTGGGACTACTGATCGCGACGCTGGTGGCTTCGACCTCTTACTGGTATCGGGTAGGAGGCGGGTTGCTGCTTTTGGTGTCGGTGACCTTGGACGGTGTGGATGGCGAGCTGGCGCGGCTCAAGATGACGGAGTCGGAAGCTGGCCGCCGCTTGGACGTGCTTACCGACAATCTGGTCGAGGTGGCGATCTTCATCGGCTTGCTGGTGGGCTGTTATCGAGGCAGCGGTAACCAGGCTTATTTCTACCTGCTGGCCATTTTGCTGGGAGGGTTCGGTTTTTGTGCAATTTCGGTCAATCGCGCGGTCTCGCTCAGCAAGGAACAATTCAAGCGCTGGATTGAGCTGGTCGAGCGGGTGGCGGGGCGAGACTTCGCTTATTTGATCTTCGTATTGGCCTTGCTCAATGGCTTTTCCTGGTTTGCCTGGGGTACCGCTTTCGGCACGTGGATTTTTGCCGGGGGCCTGTGGATCTTGACCAGCCTCAAGCTGCGCTGCGCAAAGGTCGAGGACTAA
- a CDS encoding universal stress protein, whose product MDAIFTKILCPVDLDHSFHALDFAAHLAQRMNSRILVFNVAAIPLGATEVAASGIEEYPYWELANRDKIRQLAEQKLAGRVDYETDVRSGEPVAAILKRAAEYGADLIVLATHGRKGLSHLLLGSVTEAVVRGASCPVLTIRPH is encoded by the coding sequence ATGGACGCTATCTTCACCAAAATTCTCTGTCCGGTTGACCTCGACCATTCTTTCCACGCCTTGGATTTCGCGGCCCACCTGGCCCAGCGGATGAATAGCCGCATTTTGGTTTTTAACGTGGCCGCGATTCCGCTGGGTGCAACCGAAGTGGCCGCCTCCGGGATCGAGGAATACCCCTACTGGGAGCTGGCCAACCGCGACAAAATCAGGCAACTGGCCGAGCAAAAACTGGCGGGCCGAGTGGATTACGAAACCGACGTTCGCAGTGGCGAGCCGGTAGCCGCGATCCTCAAACGGGCAGCCGAGTATGGCGCCGACCTGATCGTGCTGGCCACCCACGGGCGCAAAGGCCTGAGCCATCTGTTGCTGGGCAGCGTTACCGAGGCGGTGGTGCGCGGGGCTTCCTGCCCGGTCTTGACCATCCGCCCCCATTAG
- a CDS encoding MFS transporter, with the protein MTTQRRGQMIVATLFLSMLFIIGGTFGTAGVFFTPLLKYLGVSRAKLSVIPVLASAGGVIFSPIVGWLLDRIEARWLVGAGAGLAALALLMASQAHSYQTLVYSSLLLSLGMTAATTVPGGTVLANWFRQRRGLAMGITWTGMPVGAALMLQLSSYVIRHESWRWAYAVLALPMLLVVMPMGLIFVRSRPPELAPDEGAYRQAAQLPGLQVSQALGGRSFWLLGWMCFAYAFSAGAVTIHVPPYLIELGTTPARAAGVLSAMFAVDALCKPFFGALADLIGPRRTLTMVYSMMSLGCLSLVYAAGAWSMVLFVVVYGIGVGAPVALTPMLGAEVFGLKRFGTLWGLVGTFTMLAQAVGPIGAGRIFDLYASYRPAFAICFVLLALAALAPLACVSLLPTPAATPQPAVVG; encoded by the coding sequence ATGACCACGCAACGGCGCGGACAAATGATCGTGGCAACGCTGTTTTTGAGCATGCTCTTTATCATCGGAGGCACGTTCGGAACCGCCGGCGTGTTTTTTACCCCATTGCTCAAATACCTGGGCGTGAGCCGCGCCAAATTATCGGTGATCCCAGTGCTGGCCAGCGCCGGCGGGGTGATTTTCTCTCCGATCGTAGGTTGGTTGCTGGATAGAATCGAAGCTCGATGGCTGGTCGGGGCCGGCGCCGGGCTGGCGGCCCTGGCTCTGTTGATGGCTAGCCAGGCCCATTCCTACCAAACCCTGGTGTACTCCAGCCTGCTGCTATCGCTGGGAATGACGGCTGCCACCACCGTCCCCGGCGGCACGGTACTGGCCAATTGGTTTCGCCAGCGGCGCGGACTGGCGATGGGAATCACCTGGACCGGGATGCCGGTGGGCGCGGCTCTGATGTTGCAACTTTCAAGCTATGTTATACGCCACGAGAGCTGGCGCTGGGCTTACGCCGTACTGGCCCTGCCGATGCTTCTGGTCGTGATGCCGATGGGGTTGATCTTCGTGCGCAGCCGGCCGCCCGAACTTGCTCCCGACGAGGGCGCGTACCGCCAGGCCGCTCAGTTGCCGGGCCTCCAGGTCAGCCAGGCACTGGGCGGCCGTTCGTTCTGGCTGCTGGGCTGGATGTGTTTTGCCTACGCTTTTAGCGCGGGCGCGGTGACAATTCACGTCCCGCCCTATCTGATTGAGTTGGGCACAACGCCAGCGCGCGCAGCCGGAGTGCTCAGTGCGATGTTCGCGGTCGATGCGCTATGTAAGCCGTTTTTCGGCGCGCTAGCCGATCTCATCGGGCCTCGTCGCACCTTGACCATGGTCTATTCGATGATGAGTCTGGGCTGTCTGTCGCTGGTCTATGCGGCCGGAGCGTGGTCGATGGTATTGTTCGTCGTGGTTTACGGTATCGGGGTGGGCGCGCCCGTGGCCCTGACCCCGATGCTGGGGGCCGAAGTCTTCGGCCTCAAGCGCTTTGGTACCCTATGGGGCCTGGTAGGAACCTTCACGATGCTGGCCCAGGCGGTCGGACCGATTGGGGCCGGACGCATCTTTGACCTGTACGCCAGCTATCGCCCAGCTTTTGCGATCTGCTTCGTACTTCTGGCGTTGGCCGCATTGGCGCCGCTGGCCTGCGTCAGCCTGCTTCCCACCCCAGCGGCGACGCCGCAGCCGGCTGTGGTCGGTTGA
- a CDS encoding peptide-methionine (R)-S-oxide reductase, protein MGAIWLLPAWWHLGGANPTNQLVSSEPTNLVTVVRFSPDGEPTGEAAVPKVIKSDAQWRRLLTPEQYWVTRRGVMERPFAGQFASFRGRGLYTCVCCANTLFSSQTKYEAGTGWASFWAPVATENVRLRASSGVRHPAVLCVECDAFVGQLFADGPPPTHRRYSISSAALNFREFPRA, encoded by the coding sequence TTGGGTGCTATTTGGCTGCTTCCGGCTTGGTGGCATCTGGGCGGTGCCAATCCGACCAATCAATTGGTTTCTTCCGAACCGACGAACCTCGTGACGGTGGTCCGATTCAGCCCCGACGGCGAGCCGACGGGGGAAGCAGCGGTGCCCAAAGTGATCAAAAGCGATGCCCAATGGCGGCGCCTGCTGACCCCCGAGCAGTACTGGGTGACCCGGCGCGGGGTGATGGAGCGGCCGTTCGCGGGCCAGTTTGCCAGCTTTCGCGGGCGCGGACTCTACACTTGCGTGTGCTGTGCCAATACCCTGTTCAGTTCCCAGACTAAGTACGAGGCCGGAACCGGATGGGCCAGCTTCTGGGCACCGGTGGCGACCGAAAACGTCAGGCTCAGGGCTTCGTCAGGGGTACGACATCCGGCAGTCCTATGCGTGGAATGCGACGCCTTTGTAGGCCAACTGTTTGCCGATGGGCCGCCCCCTACCCATCGACGCTATTCCATTAGCTCGGCTGCGCTCAATTTTCGCGAATTTCCGCGCGCCTAG
- a CDS encoding DUF3565 domain-containing protein, with amino-acid sequence MKQKIVEQPIVGFHRDEHGDWVADLACGHTQHVRHRPPWQLRPWVVTAAGRKSRLDARLNCKRCDETTSG; translated from the coding sequence ATGAAGCAAAAGATCGTGGAACAACCTATCGTCGGATTTCATCGGGACGAACACGGCGACTGGGTCGCCGATTTGGCCTGCGGACATACCCAACACGTGCGCCATCGACCGCCGTGGCAGCTACGCCCCTGGGTGGTCACCGCAGCCGGCCGCAAAAGCCGGCTGGACGCCCGCCTAAATTGCAAACGATGCGACGAGACAACCAGCGGCTAG